A part of Cryptococcus neoformans var. neoformans JEC21 chromosome 4 sequence genomic DNA contains:
- a CDS encoding expressed protein, with protein sequence MTERSEILSGNAVEKSATGSTKAWIRDLLELYEHAEGLYPDIRWRVPRERSAVWGHKALIYARASKAFRDAFLPLQSSGPIAGDPSPLLSCIRHPAFPFHRPLQLLPGSLDNSIDLPLCNDDFIFDMVIHESAELLRTHLKMMYTSEGAEGLSNWVKGQAQIGAWQSEPWLYPDGSGTVSERRAKLSQDLTYMWRSKLFADVRIHLPSNTTSGTSLEDLNATADLSKQTMIFSSHKFILACRSRYFSSFFKQHPHPQTSVVDIFFSSPPFTPAALHFCLGYIYAGTLCFSNRTFGLLTALQIHSCARYLQLEELVIEIEFRIIHDLCHGLDWDHCHCKKCVNRAIKLWCWLAEEQSRPQVLWSLATNFIQRGWTGCWGRDVATSNTEEVGKLTHNVIEGIQPSNVIYTFYSLHHMRMKLETEKRTTSEKAQSSGWLNRLQQMVDAVQRQACEIIISSLEDVAASDGMRTLMQDQDPVSLDILRIILQKAAERTNSGKTYIETNRALSLIASFPSEIDPSMRGLSPTSYKLLAIAETLKGITFQGANNCVKPPGGRLLEDKISSASLPLESFLNNSFSGLKADNHQEGMSDKNQLCNSGTSAYASALFDAEKEVKEIPYELPSSATQLDFARCGKAYARSSEPSRSSWRAHLDHQPLLQKTIIQPCSSLNTEENQTDKYRKTSNMTETSCSKLGIELFVGVPCVIFSQEKKVRFRASVRYIGYIQGLHGTWVGVEVDNLDRFGIDTLPNAVVSGVQYFMASAPSNLALNGMNSGDHNNPKTCHQCGKTGGNRCSVCKYTARKNSRSSERGIPGLRRALFVRPSEVVLVLGTDT encoded by the exons ATgaccgaacgcagtgaaATCCTATCTGGCAACGCTGTTGAGAAGTCAGCGACCGGATCTACAAAAGCATGGATTCGAGACTTGTTGGAGTTGTATGAGCATGCTGAGGGGCTATATCCAGATATAAGGTGGAGGGTACCAAGAGAACGGTCCGCGGTTTGGGGACATAAAG CCCTTATTTACGCGCGAGCTTCTA AAGCATTCAGAGATGCTTTTTTGCCCCTCCAATCGTCGGGTCCCATAGCTGGTGATCCTTCGCCATTACTTTCTTGTATTCGCCACCCAgcctttcctttccacAGACCATTGCAATTGCTGCCAGGGTCTCTCGACAACTCCATTGATTTGCCACTATGCAACGACGACTTCATCTTCGACATGGTAATCCATGAATCTGCGGAACTGTTACGAACCCATCTGAA GATGATGTATACCTCGGAAGGGGCAGAAGGTTTATCAAATTGGGTGAAGGGGCAGGCACAGATTGGCGCGTGGCAATCAGAGCCATGGTTGTATCCAGATGGCTCTGGAACTGTGTCTGAAAGGCGGGCCAAGCTGAGTCAAGATCTAACATATATGTGGAGAAGCAAGCTTTTTGCGGACGTGCGAATACACCTTCCGAGCAATACTACCAGTGGAACTAGCTTGGAAGACCTGAATGCGACTGCGGATCTGTCCAAGCAGACCATGATATTTTCCTCTCACAAATTCATCCTCGCCTGCAGATCAAGGTATTTCTCTTCGTTTTTCAAGCaacatccacatcctcaGACGTCTGTCGTCgacattttcttttcctcgccTCCATTCACGCCTGCAGCCTTGCACTTCTGCCTTGGGTATATATATGCCGGCACTCTCTGTTTCTCCAATCGCACATTTGGTCTGTTGACTGCGCTACAGATTCATAGTTGTGCGAGGTATTTGCAACTTGAGGAGCTCGTCATCGAGATTGAATTTCGTATCATCCATGATCTTTGCCATGGTTTAGATTGGGACCATTGCCACTGCAAAAAATGTGTTAACAGGGCTATCAAGCTTTGGTGCTGGCTTGCTGAAGAGCAGAGCCGGCCACAAGTCTTATGGTCGCTGGCGACAAACTTCATTCAACGAGGTTGGACGGGCTGCTGGGGCCGAGATGTAGCGACAAGCAATACTGAAGAGGTCGGAAAATTGACGCACAATGTAATTGAAGGAATCCAACCATCGAATGTGATCTATACCTTCTATTCATTGCACCATATGCGTATGAAACTGGAGACTGAAAAGCGAACAACATCTGAGAAAGCTCAGTCCTCAGGCTGGTTGAATCGTCTGCAGCAAATGGTAGACGCGGTACAAAGACAGGCTTGTGAAATTATTATTTCAAGTCTAGAAGACGTAGCCGCAAGCGACGGAATGAGGACGTTAATGCAGGACCAAGATCCCGTATCGTTGGACATCTTGCGCATCATATTGCAAAAGGCTGCTGAGCGAACGAATTCTGGGAAAACATATATCGAGACAAATCGA GCTCTATCACTGATCGCATCCTTTCCAAGCGAAATCGATCCAAGCATGCGAGGCCTCTCTCCTACATCTTACAAACTGTTGGCTATAGCCGAGACCTTAAAAGGAATAACTTTTCAAGGTGCCAATAATTGTGTTAAACCCCCCGGTGGCAGGTTATTGGAAGATAAAATTTCTAGTGCTTCATTGCCACTCGAATCGTTTTTAAACAATTCCTTTTCTGGTCTCAAAGCCGATAACCATCAGGAAGGCATGTCGGATAAAAATCAGCTTTGCAACTCTGGGACATCCGCCTATGCAAGCGCATTATTCGATGCTGAAAAGGAAGTTAAGGAGATCCCTTACG AACTGCCCTCCTCGGCAACACAACTCGATTTTGCGCGCTGCGGAAAAGCGTATGCAAGATCATCAGAACCATCTCGCTCGTCTTGGAGAGCTCATCTGGATCATCAGCCCCTTCTACAGAAAACGATCATTCAGCCTTGCTCTTCACTGAACACTGAGGAAAATCAAACAGACAAGTATCGAAAGACTTCAAACATGACCGAGACGTCATGTTCAAAACTTGGGATCGAGCTTTTCGTGGGTGTTCCCTGTGTTATTTTTTCTcaggagaaaaaggtgaGATTCAGGGCGTCGGTGAGATACATTGGATATATCCAAGGG CTACATGGGACATGGGTTGGAGTCGAAGTAGACAATTTGGACCGCTTTGGGATTGACACTCTTCCCAATGCTGTTGTGAGCGGCGTACAATATTTTATGGCCTCGGCGCCCAGCAACCTAGCACTGAACGGGATGAATAGCGGCGACCATAATAATCCGAAAACTTGCCATCAATGTGGCAAGACAGGAGGAAATCGCTGTAGCGTCTGCAAATATACGGCGCGTAAGAATTCACGAAGTTCCGAGAGGGGTATCCCGGGCTTACGTCGTGCTTTATTTGTGAGGCCAAGTGAGGTTGTGTTGGTGTTGGGAACAGACACCTAA
- a CDS encoding MFalpha3 — protein MDAFTAIFATFTSAATSSSEAPRNQEAHPGGMTLCVIA, from the coding sequence ATGGACGCCTTCACTGCCATCTTCGCCACCTTCACTTCTGCCgccacttcctcttctgaaGCTCCTCGCAACCAGGAGGCCCACCCTGGCGGCATGACCCTTTGTGTCATCGCTTAA
- a CDS encoding pheromone alpha: MDAFTAIFTTFTSAATSSSEAPRNQEAHPGGMTLCVIA, from the coding sequence ATGGACGCCTTCACTGccatcttcaccaccttcaCTTCTGCCgccacttcctcttctgaaGCTCCTCGCAACCAGGAGGCCCACCCTGGTGGCATGACCCTTTGTGTCATCGCCTAG